From one Gracilibacillus salinarum genomic stretch:
- a CDS encoding PTS fructose transporter subunit IIABC, protein MKVLAVTACPVGIAHTYMAAENLQKAGEEMGIDIKVETQGSIGVENALTDQDIEEADGIIIASDKEVSKERFAGKKLIVTGVQDGIRKPKELIQRIQDGNASEYRPELKSSEEIKQNRKKKENPVYKHLMNGVSYMVPFIVVGGLLIALALTLGGEQTASGIVVPEDSIWKQIEKLGNTSFMFMVPILAGFIAVSIADRPGLVPGMIGGYIAANGSFYGSEAGAGFIGGIIAGFLAGYVALAIKKIKVPQAVQPVMPIIFIPIFSSVIVGLLFIFVIGSPVALIFEGLTNMLSGMQGASSILLAVILGAMIAVDMGGPFNKVAFLFGSAMIAEGNYEIMGPIAVSICIPPIGMGLATMLNKNKYMPNEREAGKASFTMGLFGITEGAIPFAAQDPLRVIPSIVTGSVVGSVIAMIGSVGNKVAHGGPIVAVLGAVDNVLMFFIAAIAGVIVTVLMVNFLKKDVTEPAPAGGPAEVQEEAEEETVEPTEQHDEQPEINKLVDITNADLIKTSLEGETRDAVIDELIDKMQASGILESKDVYRQAILDREAQSSTGLGMNIAIPHGKSKAVKRPAVAFGIKRDGVDWSSLDGSDAKLIFMIAVPEESAGDAHLKILQMLSRKLMDENFRNQLLAVQTEEEAMKLLEEVQ, encoded by the coding sequence ATGAAAGTATTAGCAGTGACTGCATGTCCTGTCGGTATTGCACACACTTATATGGCTGCGGAGAATTTACAAAAAGCAGGCGAAGAAATGGGCATCGATATCAAAGTCGAGACACAAGGTTCGATCGGTGTCGAAAATGCGTTAACCGATCAGGATATAGAAGAAGCAGATGGTATCATTATTGCTTCAGATAAAGAAGTATCAAAAGAACGTTTTGCTGGCAAAAAATTAATTGTTACCGGTGTACAAGACGGCATTCGTAAACCGAAAGAATTGATTCAGCGAATTCAGGATGGCAATGCTTCCGAATACAGACCTGAATTGAAATCTTCGGAAGAAATCAAGCAGAATCGCAAAAAGAAAGAAAACCCGGTTTATAAGCACTTGATGAATGGTGTATCTTACATGGTACCATTTATCGTGGTTGGTGGTTTATTAATTGCCCTTGCGTTAACCCTTGGTGGTGAGCAGACAGCAAGTGGTATTGTAGTACCTGAGGATTCCATCTGGAAACAAATTGAGAAATTGGGTAATACATCATTTATGTTTATGGTGCCAATTTTGGCAGGTTTTATTGCCGTAAGTATTGCAGATCGTCCAGGGTTAGTACCAGGTATGATCGGTGGTTATATTGCAGCAAATGGTAGTTTTTATGGAAGTGAAGCAGGCGCTGGTTTTATTGGCGGTATTATTGCCGGTTTTCTAGCAGGTTATGTGGCTTTAGCAATCAAGAAGATAAAAGTACCACAAGCCGTGCAGCCTGTCATGCCGATTATCTTTATCCCGATTTTTTCATCGGTAATTGTCGGTCTTCTATTTATATTTGTCATTGGATCTCCTGTTGCTCTGATTTTTGAAGGATTAACGAATATGCTTTCTGGAATGCAGGGAGCAAGCTCCATTCTACTGGCGGTTATCCTTGGTGCGATGATTGCAGTGGATATGGGTGGACCGTTTAATAAAGTAGCATTCTTATTCGGTTCAGCGATGATTGCAGAAGGTAATTATGAAATAATGGGACCTATTGCGGTTTCCATCTGTATCCCGCCGATTGGTATGGGACTTGCAACAATGCTCAATAAAAATAAATATATGCCAAATGAAAGAGAAGCAGGTAAGGCATCGTTCACCATGGGGCTATTTGGTATTACAGAGGGTGCGATTCCGTTTGCAGCGCAGGATCCGCTCCGTGTTATTCCAAGTATCGTTACAGGTTCAGTCGTAGGTTCTGTGATTGCGATGATAGGCAGTGTTGGAAATAAAGTGGCACATGGTGGACCGATTGTAGCGGTACTAGGTGCAGTGGACAATGTACTCATGTTCTTTATTGCTGCTATTGCTGGTGTGATAGTAACCGTCTTGATGGTTAACTTCTTGAAAAAAGATGTAACTGAACCCGCTCCAGCCGGCGGACCAGCAGAGGTACAAGAAGAAGCAGAAGAAGAGACTGTAGAACCAACAGAACAACACGACGAACAACCAGAAATAAATAAATTAGTCGATATCACAAATGCAGATTTAATCAAAACAAGTCTAGAAGGTGAGACGCGTGATGCAGTCATTGACGAACTGATTGACAAAATGCAAGCATCAGGTATCTTAGAATCCAAAGATGTATACAGACAAGCTATTTTAGATCGTGAAGCACAAAGCTCTACTGGTCTGGGCATGAACATCGCTATCCCTCACGGAAAATCAAAAGCAGTAAAACGTCCGGCAGTAGCTTTTGGTATTAAACGTGATGGCGTTGATTGGAGCAGCCTCGATGGTTCAGATGCTAAGTTGATCTTTATGATTGCTGTTCCTGAAGAAAGTGCGGGAGATGCACACTTGAAGATATTACAAATGCTATCTCGTAAATTAATGGACGAAAACTTTAGAAATCAACTGTTAGCAGTTCAAACGGAAGAAGAAGCGATGAAGCTTTTAGAGGAAGTTCAATAA
- a CDS encoding FtsW/RodA/SpoVE family cell cycle protein → MRKIHVRYDLLYILLLFIGVSLFAIYNAQQLNQYEGENFVFKQAVWISLGIIAIVCLQLLETQTIFLLSTVLYYFGLSLLVVLLVSPESIVPTINGANSWFQYEGITFQPSELTKITTILYLSYAISKHKERFQNSNLKYDLLLLLKILLIGLAPVVLILLQPDFGTAMVLAGITIIMLFLSGIDWKIIFGIATISITFAIIFIFMTINLPDVMQNTFNIDNYQINRIETWVGLEDNDSGNTYQIDKALVAIGSGYLNGFQGETSSMYIPEAHTDFIFSIIGHNFGFVGAAIVIFLYFFLIYTLIQIGLKLYTINLFGAYICFGYITLILIHTFQNIGMNVGIMPITGIPLLLISYGGSSTLTALIGYGLIYKVGCELLKEEDYMFRESEMR, encoded by the coding sequence ATGAGAAAAATTCATGTTAGATATGACTTGTTATATATTCTTCTGCTATTCATTGGTGTTAGTCTTTTTGCTATTTATAATGCCCAACAGCTAAATCAATATGAAGGTGAAAATTTCGTATTCAAACAGGCTGTGTGGATTTCCCTAGGGATTATAGCAATTGTTTGCCTGCAATTATTAGAAACACAAACCATTTTCTTACTAAGTACCGTTTTATATTATTTCGGTCTATCTTTACTAGTTGTTTTGCTCGTCAGCCCTGAAAGCATAGTCCCCACGATTAATGGCGCAAATAGCTGGTTCCAATACGAAGGAATTACTTTTCAGCCCTCTGAATTAACCAAAATCACAACCATTCTATATTTATCTTATGCTATCTCTAAGCATAAGGAAAGGTTCCAAAATTCAAACTTAAAATATGATTTACTTCTCTTACTAAAGATTTTATTGATTGGCCTTGCGCCTGTTGTCTTAATCTTACTTCAGCCTGATTTTGGTACTGCTATGGTTCTTGCTGGGATAACGATTATTATGTTATTTCTCTCGGGTATCGATTGGAAAATAATTTTCGGAATTGCTACTATATCCATTACATTCGCAATTATATTCATTTTTATGACAATTAATCTACCTGATGTCATGCAAAATACTTTTAATATTGATAATTATCAAATTAATAGAATCGAAACATGGGTCGGTTTAGAAGATAATGATTCAGGCAATACCTATCAAATTGATAAAGCCTTGGTTGCTATCGGTTCAGGTTATCTTAATGGATTTCAAGGAGAAACCTCATCAATGTATATACCGGAAGCTCATACAGATTTTATATTTTCAATCATTGGTCACAATTTCGGCTTTGTTGGAGCGGCAATCGTCATATTCTTGTATTTCTTTCTAATCTATACGTTAATACAAATCGGATTAAAATTATATACTATCAATCTATTCGGTGCATATATTTGTTTCGGATATATCACATTAATCTTAATCCACACTTTTCAAAACATAGGAATGAATGTAGGAATTATGCCTATTACCGGTATACCATTACTATTAATTAGTTACGGTGGCAGCTCCACGTTAACTGCCTTGATCGGATATGGACTAATTTATAAAGTTGGATGTGAATTATTAAAAGAAGAAGACTATATGTTCAGAGAGAGTGAAATGCGCTAA
- a CDS encoding oligosaccharide MFS transporter, whose amino-acid sequence MKNLKQLKFWNFGGMYYFYFMIWALIFAFLPFWLNKTANLDTSVSGLVFSAMAITALVLEPLYGVVQDKLGLRKWLFGFVVLCLLFIGPFVQFAFIPLLEINAIFGAVVGGAYLSLCLNGGVGVVEAYIERSSRASNYEYGHVRLFGSLAGGTAAFIGGIMFVQNSYSIFWACSISAVVLGILLFVLRVDKDSYGEETPADSDEKEEETPVTKENIMNVFKNRSFWGFCIMMIGIATMFDVFDQQFPNYFASFFNDASQGELVFSRIASVQVFLEAGFMIATPFIINKIGAKNGLIIAGAVLFIRVLGSALFTEIWMLAIWRLLAAIEMPLMLVSIMKYITGVFDVRLSATVYMLGFNFAKQVGITIFSYVMGVLYSAIGFQSGYIVMAFIILAFVIAGGLIMRSEKYYTKNSLEQHAA is encoded by the coding sequence ATGAAAAACTTAAAGCAGTTAAAGTTTTGGAATTTTGGCGGTATGTATTACTTTTACTTTATGATATGGGCGTTAATCTTCGCCTTCTTGCCTTTTTGGCTAAATAAAACAGCTAACCTTGATACCAGTGTTTCTGGTCTCGTGTTCTCTGCAATGGCAATTACTGCACTTGTTTTGGAACCGTTATACGGAGTGGTGCAGGATAAACTGGGCTTAAGAAAATGGTTATTTGGCTTTGTTGTGCTTTGCTTATTATTTATCGGTCCATTTGTACAGTTTGCCTTTATTCCGTTATTGGAAATCAATGCGATTTTTGGTGCCGTTGTCGGCGGTGCTTACTTAAGTCTTTGCTTAAATGGCGGTGTAGGTGTTGTTGAGGCATATATCGAACGTTCCTCACGTGCTAGTAATTATGAATATGGACATGTCCGCTTGTTTGGTTCATTAGCTGGTGGTACAGCAGCGTTTATTGGCGGTATTATGTTCGTGCAAAATTCATACAGCATTTTTTGGGCATGTTCTATTTCTGCTGTTGTATTAGGTATTCTTTTATTTGTTCTTCGTGTTGATAAAGATAGTTATGGTGAAGAAACACCGGCAGATTCAGATGAAAAAGAAGAAGAAACGCCGGTTACCAAAGAAAATATTATGAATGTTTTCAAAAATCGCAGTTTCTGGGGATTCTGTATTATGATGATCGGTATTGCGACGATGTTTGACGTATTTGATCAGCAATTCCCGAACTATTTTGCAAGCTTTTTCAACGATGCATCTCAAGGTGAATTAGTATTTAGTCGTATCGCTTCTGTACAAGTATTTCTGGAAGCAGGTTTTATGATCGCAACACCTTTTATCATTAATAAAATCGGTGCCAAAAATGGTCTGATTATTGCTGGTGCGGTATTGTTCATCCGAGTTTTAGGATCTGCGCTGTTTACTGAAATCTGGATGCTTGCAATCTGGCGCTTACTAGCAGCGATCGAAATGCCTTTAATGCTTGTTTCGATTATGAAGTACATAACTGGAGTATTTGATGTACGCTTGTCTGCAACGGTTTACATGCTTGGATTTAACTTCGCTAAGCAAGTTGGTATTACCATATTCTCGTATGTAATGGGTGTGTTGTACAGTGCCATCGGTTTCCAAAGTGGCTATATTGTAATGGCATTCATCATTCTGGCATTTGTTATTGCTGGTGGATTGATTATGAGAAGTGAAAAATATTATACGAAAAACAGTTTAGAACAGCATGCTGCATAG
- the abc-f gene encoding ribosomal protection-like ABC-F family protein has translation MIVCSVNNIEKVYGGNVIFQNLSLEIKEKQRVALVGRNGSGKTTLLRLIAGEETPDAGQIHWKRGLVSGYLSQIPEYTNANSVKDVLRTAFSSLMQIEEKLKQMESEMATEKNNEHLQTLIAEYGVLQDQFSVNGGFEIDSNIEKIAYGLNIQTLLEQPFSKLSGGEKTKVGLGVMLLQQPDMLLLDEPTNHLDLIAVEWLGQFLQTYQGTVVIISHDRYFLDEVTNKVIDLEEGELTTYHSNFSGFVKEKEEKLLREFMAYEEQQKKIKKMKETIKRLRDWANRANPPNASLHRRARNMERAIERMEIINRPVMQPNKMKLSMEMSDRSGKDVIKLTDVSKCYNERIVLKQVNLLLEYQERAAIVGENGTGKSTLIKLILKQIDPSNGEVSIGSNVKFGYLSQQIFVEMGQETVIEVFREEVSVTEGEARAILARFMFYGYDVFRHVSQLSGGERMRLRLAQLMYQDINVLLLDEPTNHLDIESREVLEEALSSFQGTILAVSHDRYFLNKLFDKIYWIESKQLYAFEGDYNWAKKKMNEIKEIPVIEQQPPTSKRRNQKQNGKKSRKEEIDALEQRIMELEEELLITNDVAGLQELYQEKETLENRWEAICDQL, from the coding sequence ATGATTGTATGCAGTGTAAATAATATAGAGAAAGTGTACGGAGGGAATGTCATATTTCAAAATTTATCGTTAGAAATAAAAGAGAAGCAACGTGTTGCCCTAGTTGGGCGAAATGGTAGCGGAAAGACAACGTTGCTCCGTCTGATAGCAGGAGAAGAAACCCCTGATGCTGGGCAAATTCATTGGAAGCGGGGATTAGTCAGTGGCTATCTATCCCAAATACCAGAATATACAAATGCAAATTCTGTAAAAGATGTTTTAAGAACAGCCTTTTCCTCGTTAATGCAAATCGAGGAAAAGTTAAAACAAATGGAAAGCGAAATGGCGACAGAGAAAAATAACGAGCATCTGCAAACCTTGATCGCTGAATATGGCGTTTTGCAAGATCAGTTTTCTGTTAATGGTGGTTTCGAAATAGATTCAAATATAGAGAAGATTGCATATGGGCTAAATATTCAGACTCTACTGGAGCAACCATTCTCCAAGTTAAGTGGTGGTGAAAAAACAAAAGTGGGATTAGGTGTAATGCTACTGCAGCAGCCGGATATGCTGCTGTTAGATGAACCAACTAACCATTTAGATTTAATAGCTGTAGAATGGCTCGGACAATTTTTGCAAACGTATCAGGGAACAGTGGTTATCATCTCCCACGATCGCTATTTTTTAGATGAAGTGACGAATAAAGTAATAGATCTTGAAGAAGGAGAATTAACGACATACCATTCAAATTTTTCTGGATTCGTTAAAGAGAAAGAAGAGAAGCTGCTAAGGGAATTCATGGCATATGAAGAACAGCAGAAAAAAATAAAAAAGATGAAAGAAACGATCAAACGCTTGCGAGATTGGGCAAACAGAGCCAATCCTCCTAATGCAAGTCTGCATCGGCGTGCAAGAAATATGGAGAGAGCGATAGAACGAATGGAAATAATAAATCGGCCTGTTATGCAGCCAAACAAAATGAAACTGTCAATGGAAATGTCTGATCGAAGCGGAAAAGACGTGATTAAATTGACAGATGTATCGAAGTGCTACAATGAGCGAATTGTGCTGAAACAAGTAAACTTGCTGCTTGAATATCAGGAACGAGCCGCGATCGTTGGTGAAAATGGGACAGGAAAATCAACTTTGATTAAACTAATTCTCAAGCAGATCGATCCTAGTAATGGTGAGGTCAGCATTGGCAGTAACGTGAAATTTGGCTATCTGTCGCAGCAGATATTTGTCGAAATGGGACAGGAAACCGTGATAGAAGTTTTTAGAGAAGAAGTGTCAGTAACAGAAGGGGAGGCAAGAGCTATTCTTGCTCGTTTTATGTTTTATGGCTACGATGTTTTTCGTCACGTGTCTCAATTAAGCGGTGGGGAACGAATGCGATTACGATTAGCACAGCTAATGTATCAGGATATCAATGTACTACTTTTAGATGAGCCAACCAATCATTTAGATATTGAATCAAGAGAAGTATTGGAAGAAGCATTAAGTAGTTTTCAAGGCACAATACTTGCGGTGTCTCATGACAGGTACTTTCTTAACAAGCTGTTTGACAAAATATATTGGATTGAATCTAAACAGCTCTATGCTTTTGAAGGAGATTATAATTGGGCCAAGAAGAAAATGAACGAAATAAAAGAAATCCCAGTTATAGAACAACAACCACCAACATCTAAAAGAAGAAATCAGAAACAGAATGGAAAGAAGAGTCGCAAAGAAGAGATAGATGCATTGGAACAAAGAATTATGGAGTTAGAAGAAGAGTTGTTGATAACAAATGACGTAGCCGGGTTGCAAGAGCTTTATCAGGAAAAAGAAACATTAGAGAATAGATGGGAAGCTATATGTGATCAGTTATAA
- a CDS encoding GntR family transcriptional regulator, whose translation MNSKVPYYLQLKDWLYEQIEAEIYKKGQKLPSESELANEHGISRPTVRQALGELVQEGHLVKKRGLGTFVSSPIVKNDAQIFTTFAEEMNQTGHTHSAQLIEKRVVTATKKMASDLQIPEESDVYKFVRLRLADGEPVVVRTSYIPCQLYPDLLEEDLEKDLLYDILAKRNIHPIKSSQRFQAVGALPEEAKLLNLKEGDPLLLWNGIVFGEGGQPIEQMRAVYLGYQFSIEQSRNNCNGNGVHEEWTALSTLHF comes from the coding sequence TTGAATAGTAAAGTACCTTATTACTTGCAGTTGAAGGATTGGCTTTATGAGCAAATCGAGGCAGAGATTTATAAAAAGGGTCAAAAATTACCTTCAGAATCAGAGCTTGCTAATGAGCATGGGATCAGCAGACCAACTGTCAGACAAGCTTTAGGAGAATTAGTTCAAGAAGGTCATTTAGTAAAAAAACGTGGCCTTGGCACATTTGTTTCATCACCAATTGTGAAGAATGACGCGCAAATATTTACCACTTTTGCAGAGGAAATGAACCAAACTGGCCATACGCATAGTGCTCAATTAATTGAAAAAAGAGTGGTGACAGCGACGAAAAAAATGGCCAGTGATTTACAAATACCTGAAGAGAGTGATGTATATAAGTTTGTTCGTCTCCGATTAGCAGATGGGGAACCTGTTGTTGTTAGAACTTCTTACATTCCTTGTCAGCTGTATCCCGATTTATTGGAGGAGGATTTAGAGAAAGACTTGCTTTACGATATTCTGGCGAAACGAAATATTCATCCAATTAAGTCGTCCCAACGGTTTCAGGCCGTAGGTGCCTTGCCCGAAGAAGCTAAGTTATTAAACTTGAAAGAAGGGGATCCGCTCCTGTTGTGGAATGGAATCGTGTTTGGGGAAGGTGGTCAACCAATTGAACAAATGCGAGCAGTCTATTTAGGCTATCAATTTTCAATTGAGCAATCGAGGAATAACTGTAATGGTAATGGCGTTCACGAGGAATGGACAGCACTAAGTACACTACATTTCTAA
- the tnpA gene encoding IS200/IS605 family transposase: protein MKDKNSLAHTVWNCKYHIVFAPKYRRQIIYGKYKKSIGQIIRDLCERKGVTIHEANACPDHIHMLVSIPPKISVSQFMGYLKGKSSLMIFDRHANLKYRYGNRKFWCRGFYADTVGRNRRQIQEYIRNQLKEDFMDDQLTLFEEYDPFTG from the coding sequence ATGAAGGACAAGAATAGTTTAGCACACACGGTATGGAATTGTAAGTATCATATCGTTTTCGCACCAAAGTACAGAAGGCAAATCATTTATGGAAAGTATAAAAAGAGTATAGGTCAAATTATTCGAGATTTATGTGAAAGGAAAGGGGTAACCATTCATGAAGCTAATGCCTGTCCTGATCACATACACATGTTGGTAAGTATTCCACCAAAGATAAGTGTGTCACAATTTATGGGATATTTAAAAGGAAAAAGTAGTTTGATGATTTTTGATCGTCATGCCAATTTAAAATACAGATATGGCAATAGAAAGTTTTGGTGCCGAGGTTTCTATGCTGATACAGTGGGTAGAAATAGAAGGCAAATACAAGAATACATTAGAAATCAACTTAAAGAAGACTTTATGGATGATCAATTAACATTATTCGAAGAGTATGATCCGTTTACAGGCTAA
- a CDS encoding glycoside hydrolase family 43 protein, protein MTEDIKNPIVLQRADPFVYKHEDGYYYFTGSHPLYDRIVLRRAKTLNGLHDAEETAVWWKHESGPLSQLIWAPEIHRAEGKWYIYFAAAPDTNIDDDTFNHRMYVLENDSDNPMEGDWIEKGEVKTGMSTFALDATIFYHKEELYYVWAQQDLEIEGHSNLYIAKMENPWTLKTEPVMLTKPEFSWEIQGFWVNEGPAVLIKNGKVFLTYSGSATGVDYCMGILTADADADLLDPNAWTKNEEPVFQSNEANGQYGPGHNSFTESEDGETILVYHARNYTELVGDPLYEPNRQARAQKVEWDEQGNPIFGEPLPDDRWTPKTPEVLK, encoded by the coding sequence ATGACAGAAGATATTAAAAATCCAATAGTATTACAACGAGCTGATCCTTTTGTTTATAAACATGAAGACGGCTATTACTATTTTACAGGATCGCATCCATTATACGATCGAATTGTGTTAAGAAGAGCAAAAACATTAAATGGATTACACGATGCAGAAGAAACTGCTGTTTGGTGGAAACATGAAAGCGGTCCATTAAGCCAATTAATCTGGGCACCAGAAATCCATCGCGCAGAAGGTAAGTGGTACATATATTTCGCTGCTGCACCTGATACCAATATTGATGATGATACATTTAATCACCGTATGTATGTTCTTGAAAACGATTCAGATAATCCGATGGAAGGTGATTGGATCGAAAAAGGTGAAGTGAAGACGGGGATGTCAACGTTCGCATTAGATGCGACGATATTCTATCATAAAGAAGAATTGTACTACGTATGGGCACAACAAGATTTAGAAATTGAAGGGCACTCTAATTTATATATTGCGAAGATGGAAAATCCGTGGACTTTGAAAACGGAACCAGTTATGTTGACCAAACCTGAATTTTCTTGGGAAATCCAAGGTTTCTGGGTAAACGAAGGACCTGCCGTTTTAATTAAAAATGGAAAGGTATTCTTGACGTATTCCGGTAGTGCGACAGGTGTTGATTACTGTATGGGTATTCTAACAGCTGATGCTGACGCTGATTTGCTTGATCCAAACGCTTGGACAAAGAATGAGGAACCTGTTTTCCAAAGTAATGAAGCAAATGGTCAGTATGGACCGGGACATAATAGTTTTACAGAGTCTGAAGACGGCGAAACAATCCTAGTCTATCATGCTAGAAATTATACAGAATTAGTTGGAGATCCTTTATATGAACCGAATCGTCAGGCTCGAGCTCAAAAAGTAGAATGGGACGAGCAGGGGAATCCAATCTTTGGTGAACCGTTACCAGATGATCGCTGGACACCGAAAACACCAGAAGTATTAAAATAA
- a CDS encoding DHA2 family efflux MFS transporter permease subunit, whose amino-acid sequence MILGSFFALFNQTTMTVALPPLMEAFNIDASTGQWLTTGYMLVNGVLIPVTGFLMKRFSTRQLYLAAMIIFLIGTLVSAIAPTFVVLLIGRLIQAASTGIMMPLLMNVVLSLFPPEKRGTAMGTVGLAIIFAPAIGPTLAGYILDNFSWRVLFYGMIPFVLLIIIFASIFLKNVSETTTSKMDFVSLILSTIGFGGILYGFSEAGNNGWGHLEVIISLIVGFITIGIFTLRQLKSSDPFLDLRVFRYNMFSLTTIINCTVTFVMYADMILLPLYLQNARGFTAFESGLLMLPGALLMGLLSPAVGKLFDRFGVKWLAIIGLIIILLTTYSFTNLTDSISYTVLILMYAGRRLGMALFLMPLQTAGLNQLPNSLHAHGTAISNTTRQVAGAIGTSLIVTIMTSRTKDHLQEMVTNGITGSQEHLTMEASIQGINDAYFTMLFFAFISLVLSFFIKRVKQASEDSLQTSK is encoded by the coding sequence ATGATTTTAGGTTCTTTTTTTGCATTATTTAATCAAACCACGATGACAGTCGCGCTACCACCATTAATGGAAGCTTTTAACATAGATGCTTCTACTGGACAATGGCTGACTACAGGATACATGTTAGTCAATGGTGTATTAATTCCGGTGACCGGATTCTTAATGAAACGCTTTTCTACTAGACAATTATATTTAGCTGCAATGATTATTTTCTTGATAGGTACACTCGTATCTGCCATTGCGCCAACTTTTGTCGTACTACTTATTGGTCGTTTGATTCAAGCTGCCTCGACCGGTATTATGATGCCTTTGTTAATGAACGTTGTATTATCATTATTCCCACCAGAAAAAAGAGGAACAGCGATGGGAACTGTTGGACTTGCAATCATCTTCGCACCTGCTATAGGCCCGACATTAGCCGGATATATTTTAGATAACTTCTCTTGGCGCGTATTATTTTATGGAATGATTCCATTTGTTCTTTTAATTATTATATTCGCATCGATCTTTCTGAAAAATGTATCAGAAACTACAACTAGCAAAATGGATTTTGTTAGTCTCATATTATCCACTATTGGTTTTGGCGGTATTTTATATGGATTCAGTGAAGCAGGAAATAACGGCTGGGGGCATTTGGAAGTTATAATATCACTCATTGTCGGCTTTATCACCATCGGTATATTTACCTTAAGACAACTTAAATCAAGTGATCCGTTTCTTGACCTACGGGTTTTCCGTTACAACATGTTTTCCTTAACGACAATTATTAACTGCACTGTTACTTTTGTCATGTACGCAGATATGATTTTATTGCCGCTATATTTACAGAATGCCAGAGGCTTTACTGCGTTCGAATCAGGTTTACTAATGTTACCTGGCGCACTGCTGATGGGTCTCTTGAGTCCTGCCGTTGGTAAGTTGTTTGATCGATTTGGAGTCAAATGGCTCGCGATTATTGGTTTAATTATTATTCTGCTTACCACTTATTCTTTTACTAATTTAACCGATTCAATCAGCTATACTGTACTTATTTTAATGTATGCCGGACGTCGGTTAGGAATGGCTTTGTTCTTGATGCCGTTACAAACAGCTGGTCTAAATCAATTGCCAAATAGTTTGCATGCTCACGGTACAGCAATTTCAAACACTACTCGTCAAGTGGCAGGAGCAATCGGAACTTCGCTAATTGTTACGATCATGACGAGCAGAACAAAGGATCACCTACAGGAAATGGTTACAAATGGCATCACCGGATCACAGGAACATTTAACAATGGAAGCGTCGATTCAGGGTATCAATGATGCATACTTTACCATGTTATTTTTTGCATTCATCAGCCTTGTACTTTCGTTCTTTATTAAACGTGTAAAACAAGCATCTGAAGACAGTTTACAAACTTCTAAATAA
- a CDS encoding TetR/AcrR family transcriptional regulator, translated as MVKTKEKTDPRIIRTRQLLRDAFIELLLEMDIKKISVNRLAERATINRVTFYLHYKDITDMMDKMADDMVEDISNVIEEARINRTSDQPTGEVLSKCLEHIAANANFYKVVLTTRGIPLFKDRLMQLLVDKIMSGIENRGSESFVEKASIQKEILIWYDSSALIGTIVSWLRNDMPYSPNYLAQQFALIHNRHK; from the coding sequence ATGGTTAAGACAAAAGAAAAGACCGATCCACGCATCATCCGTACGCGCCAGCTGCTTCGAGATGCTTTTATCGAGCTGCTGTTAGAAATGGATATCAAAAAGATTTCCGTGAATCGCCTGGCAGAAAGAGCTACCATTAATCGGGTTACATTTTATCTGCATTACAAAGACATTACCGATATGATGGATAAAATGGCCGATGATATGGTTGAAGATATTTCCAATGTGATTGAAGAAGCAAGAATCAATCGAACTTCGGATCAACCTACAGGAGAAGTATTGTCTAAATGCCTGGAACATATAGCAGCTAATGCGAATTTTTATAAAGTGGTTCTTACAACGAGAGGCATTCCACTTTTTAAAGATCGCCTTATGCAGCTTTTAGTCGACAAAATTATGTCCGGGATTGAAAATAGAGGCAGTGAATCTTTTGTTGAGAAAGCGAGTATTCAAAAAGAGATTCTGATCTGGTATGATTCATCAGCATTAATTGGAACCATTGTTTCCTGGTTGAGAAATGATATGCCTTACAGCCCGAACTACCTTGCACAACAATTCGCGTTAATCCATAACCGTCACAAGTGA